One Gordonia mangrovi genomic region harbors:
- a CDS encoding TetR/AcrR family transcriptional regulator — protein MARMSVEQRRTALIEAAYRVIADHGVEGATTRRICSHANMPLASFHYAFDSRTALLCAVMETAVPSDISRMLDAILPMAADPQARGVEAMRKNMQAHLEAFYSLLKADPGRMQATISLGIYAHNHAELQAVGKQMYQRLYEVAARGLEIAAERAGVRWTEPVDNLSPVIIATTNTITLTYLSTSDDVAIAKIIELMVTAMSAYFVED, from the coding sequence TTGGCACGGATGTCAGTCGAGCAACGACGGACGGCGTTGATCGAAGCCGCGTACCGGGTCATCGCCGACCACGGCGTGGAGGGTGCGACGACCCGACGGATCTGTTCGCACGCCAACATGCCGTTGGCGAGTTTCCACTACGCGTTCGACAGCCGCACGGCGCTGCTGTGCGCGGTGATGGAGACCGCGGTCCCGTCGGACATCAGTCGTATGCTCGACGCGATCCTCCCGATGGCCGCCGACCCCCAAGCCCGCGGCGTCGAGGCGATGCGCAAGAACATGCAAGCCCACCTCGAGGCCTTCTACTCGTTGCTCAAGGCCGACCCCGGGCGCATGCAGGCGACGATCTCCCTCGGCATCTACGCCCACAATCACGCCGAGCTGCAGGCCGTGGGCAAGCAGATGTACCAGCGGCTCTACGAGGTGGCCGCTCGCGGCCTCGAGATCGCGGCCGAACGCGCCGGGGTCCGCTGGACCGAACCGGTGGACAACCTCAGTCCGGTGATCATCGCGACGACGAACACCATCACGCTGACGTATCTCAGCACCTCGGACGACGTCGCGATCGCGAAGATCATCGAACTCATGGTCACCGCGATGAGTGCCTACTTCGTCGAGGACTGA
- a CDS encoding MBL fold metallo-hydrolase, with protein MTSTIGSDPSGLARRAATTLSAAGRFAVESATGSLARSGLSAARALGAGADEIRAFTHGSPNLRDGVFHNLDHEPSQVDADLRVVLDMARRPGRPRRPVPVMPPDFADDVTDLQITWLGHASVLVELDGVRVLTDPVLSRRCSPSQTVGPARMHSAPVTVADLPPIDVVLISHDHYDHLDMATVVDLALAHPGARFVAPIGVGAHLIAWGVSAGRIDQADWWGEVTVSTADRDITFTCCPARHFSGRSLSRNLALWGSWVMAGPVHRVFFSGDTGFSEHFEEVAARLGPVDASLTAVGAYDPVWPDVHVTPEEAVVVHRMLARDRESVMIPIHWGTFNLARHSWVDPIARLLPAAAANPTDVLVPPPGGTVHLVHRTGSGLEMPHWWEKTA; from the coding sequence GTGACCTCCACGATCGGCTCAGATCCTTCGGGCCTGGCGCGACGGGCCGCCACCACACTGTCCGCCGCCGGCCGATTCGCGGTGGAATCGGCGACCGGTTCGTTGGCCCGCAGCGGGCTGTCGGCAGCTCGGGCACTGGGTGCGGGCGCCGACGAGATCAGGGCGTTCACCCACGGCTCGCCGAATCTGCGTGACGGCGTGTTCCACAACCTCGACCACGAGCCGTCGCAGGTGGATGCCGATCTGCGCGTGGTGCTCGACATGGCGCGTCGTCCTGGTCGGCCGCGTCGTCCGGTTCCGGTGATGCCGCCCGACTTCGCTGACGATGTCACCGACCTGCAGATCACGTGGCTGGGCCACGCGTCGGTGCTCGTGGAACTCGACGGTGTGCGGGTGCTCACCGACCCCGTGCTGAGTCGCCGCTGCTCGCCGTCGCAGACCGTGGGCCCGGCCCGGATGCACTCGGCGCCGGTCACCGTCGCCGACCTCCCACCCATCGACGTGGTGCTGATCAGTCACGACCACTACGACCACCTCGACATGGCGACCGTCGTCGACCTCGCGCTCGCACACCCCGGCGCGCGGTTCGTCGCACCGATCGGGGTGGGCGCACACCTCATCGCCTGGGGTGTGTCCGCCGGCCGGATCGACCAGGCCGACTGGTGGGGTGAGGTCACGGTGTCGACGGCAGACCGCGACATCACCTTCACCTGCTGTCCGGCCCGGCACTTCTCCGGTCGTTCCCTGTCCCGCAACCTCGCGCTGTGGGGGAGTTGGGTGATGGCCGGCCCGGTGCACCGGGTCTTCTTCTCCGGTGACACCGGCTTCTCGGAGCACTTCGAGGAGGTCGCGGCCCGGCTCGGCCCGGTCGACGCCTCGCTGACCGCGGTCGGTGCCTACGACCCGGTGTGGCCCGACGTACATGTCACACCCGAGGAGGCGGTGGTGGTGCACCGGATGCTCGCCCGCGATCGTGAGTCGGTGATGATCCCGATCCACTGGGGCACCTTCAACCTGGCCCGCCATTCCTGGGTGGATCCGATCGCGCGGCTCCTGCCCGCGGCCGCCGCCAATCCCACCGACGTGCTGGTTCCACCGCCGGGCGGCACCGTCCACCTGGTGCACCGCACCGGATCCGGACTCGAGATGCCGCATTGGTGGGAGAAGACGGCGTGA
- a CDS encoding HAD-IC family P-type ATPase, with amino-acid sequence MTQVSTETAGNPGLTAAEVASRIAAGQVNDRPDRSGRTVVDIVRANVLTRINAILGVLFVIVASTGSLINGLFGLLIVANSSVGIIQELRAKRTLDRLAIVGQARPVVRRDGESIDVPPDEVVLDDIIEIGPGDQIVVDGEVVEALALDVDESLLTGEADAVDKASGDTILSGSFVVAGAGAYRATKVGADAYAAQLAAEASKFTLVSSELRSGIDQILKVITWLLIPAGVLTIINQLFISDSGIRASLLGMVAALVPMVPEGLVLMTSIAFAVGVVRLGQRQCLVNELPAIEGLARVNVVCADKTGTLTENGMRLAGVQLTGDEAAADVDRVLAALAAHDPRPNASIQALAEAYPDPPNWSMSALEPFTSAKKWSGMSFRDDATDSDMGNWLIGAPDVLLDPDSAAATDAADLGVQGLRVLLLARTDVAVTTSPPSGRVAPGTVTPVALVVLEQRVRSDARDTLEYFAGQRVHVKVISGDNAASVGAVAASLGLGSPETSVDARSLPTDTDQLADVVERGVTFGRVRPDQKRAMVAALQSRGDTVAMTGDGVNDVLALKDADIGVAMGSGSSAARSVAQIVLLDNKFATLPYVVAEGRRVIGNIERVSNLFLTKTVYAVLLALFVGLAGVCGEVFGFGSISYPFQPIHVTISAWFTIGIPAFVLSLAPNTERARTGFVRRVLAQAVPNGIIVGVATFTTYIIVNPGGNEMAVGAKDSIDFTPEQTQAATAALITLLIVALYVLAVVARPYNWWKVVLLAVSAGAYVVIFTWSWTQDLFRLDSSNLQMVTVAVVVGAGGVAAVEAVSRVVPRFIVVRDAQASYPAVGH; translated from the coding sequence GTGACGCAGGTCTCGACCGAGACCGCCGGCAACCCCGGCTTGACCGCTGCCGAGGTCGCGAGCCGGATCGCGGCCGGACAGGTCAACGACCGCCCCGACCGCTCCGGGCGCACAGTGGTCGACATCGTTCGAGCCAACGTCCTCACGCGCATCAACGCCATCCTCGGCGTGCTGTTCGTGATCGTGGCGTCGACCGGTTCGCTGATCAACGGCTTGTTCGGGCTGCTGATCGTGGCCAACAGCAGCGTCGGGATCATCCAGGAGCTCCGGGCCAAGCGGACGTTGGACAGATTGGCCATCGTCGGTCAGGCCCGGCCCGTCGTGCGACGTGACGGCGAATCGATCGACGTGCCCCCCGACGAGGTGGTGCTCGACGACATCATCGAGATCGGGCCCGGCGACCAGATCGTCGTCGACGGTGAAGTGGTCGAGGCGCTGGCGCTCGACGTCGACGAATCGCTGCTGACCGGGGAGGCCGATGCGGTGGACAAAGCATCCGGCGACACGATCCTGTCCGGCAGTTTCGTGGTGGCCGGCGCCGGCGCCTACCGCGCCACCAAGGTCGGCGCGGACGCATATGCGGCGCAATTGGCCGCAGAGGCGTCGAAGTTCACGTTGGTGTCCTCGGAACTGCGCTCGGGTATCGACCAGATTCTCAAGGTGATCACCTGGTTGTTGATCCCGGCCGGCGTCCTGACCATCATCAATCAGCTGTTCATCAGCGACAGCGGTATCCGTGCCTCACTGCTCGGCATGGTGGCCGCCCTCGTGCCGATGGTGCCCGAGGGACTGGTGCTGATGACGTCGATCGCCTTCGCGGTGGGCGTGGTCCGGCTCGGTCAACGGCAGTGCCTCGTCAACGAGTTGCCTGCGATCGAGGGCCTGGCCCGGGTGAACGTGGTCTGCGCCGACAAGACCGGCACGCTGACCGAGAACGGCATGCGGCTCGCCGGTGTCCAGCTCACCGGAGACGAGGCAGCCGCTGACGTCGACCGCGTCCTGGCCGCGCTTGCGGCACACGATCCGCGTCCCAACGCGAGTATCCAGGCCCTCGCCGAGGCCTACCCCGATCCACCGAACTGGTCGATGAGTGCGCTGGAACCGTTCACCTCGGCGAAGAAGTGGAGCGGGATGTCGTTTCGCGACGACGCCACGGACTCCGACATGGGCAACTGGCTGATCGGCGCGCCCGACGTGCTGCTCGACCCGGACAGCGCGGCCGCGACCGATGCCGCAGACCTCGGCGTGCAGGGCCTGCGTGTGCTGCTGTTGGCGCGCACCGACGTGGCCGTGACGACATCCCCGCCGAGCGGTCGGGTGGCGCCGGGAACCGTGACGCCGGTCGCGCTCGTGGTGCTCGAACAACGCGTCCGGTCCGATGCCCGAGACACACTCGAGTACTTTGCCGGGCAGCGGGTGCACGTGAAGGTGATCTCCGGCGACAACGCGGCATCGGTGGGTGCGGTCGCCGCCTCGCTCGGACTCGGCAGCCCGGAGACGTCGGTGGACGCACGATCGCTGCCCACCGACACCGACCAACTCGCCGACGTCGTCGAGCGCGGCGTCACCTTCGGGCGGGTACGGCCCGATCAGAAACGGGCGATGGTCGCTGCGTTGCAGTCGCGCGGGGACACCGTGGCCATGACCGGTGACGGTGTCAACGACGTGCTGGCGCTCAAGGACGCCGACATCGGCGTGGCGATGGGATCGGGGAGCTCGGCAGCGCGATCGGTCGCCCAGATCGTCCTGCTCGACAACAAGTTCGCCACCCTCCCGTACGTGGTGGCCGAGGGCCGGCGAGTGATCGGCAACATCGAACGCGTCTCCAATCTGTTTCTCACCAAGACGGTGTATGCCGTGCTGCTGGCCCTGTTCGTGGGATTGGCCGGTGTGTGTGGTGAGGTCTTCGGATTCGGGTCGATCAGCTACCCGTTCCAGCCGATCCACGTCACCATCTCGGCGTGGTTCACCATCGGGATACCGGCGTTCGTACTGTCGCTGGCACCCAACACCGAGCGCGCGCGGACCGGATTCGTCCGACGGGTCCTGGCGCAGGCGGTACCCAACGGGATCATCGTCGGAGTCGCCACCTTCACGACGTACATCATCGTCAATCCGGGTGGCAACGAGATGGCTGTCGGAGCCAAGGACTCGATCGACTTCACTCCAGAACAGACCCAGGCCGCCACCGCGGCACTGATCACCCTGCTGATCGTGGCCCTCTACGTCCTCGCGGTGGTGGCTCGCCCCTACAACTGGTGGAAGGTGGTGCTGCTGGCGGTGTCGGCGGGCGCCTACGTCGTGATCTTCACCTGGTCGTGGACGCAGGATCTCTTCCGGCTCGACTCGTCCAACCTGCAGATGGTCACCGTGGCGGTCGTGGTGGGCGCCGGCGGTGTCGCCGCCGTCGAAGCGGTGTCACGGGTGGTGCCCAGGTTCATCGTGGTTCGGGACGCACAGGCCTCGTATCCGGCAGTTGGTCATTAG
- a CDS encoding antitoxin → MDLKGLVDKAKNTLRGNPHLIDKGGSYVDKATGGKYAGHVDKAQDAVKKAVGAESSDAPKTQQPQQNPGQQESGRQGENPPQT, encoded by the coding sequence ATGGATCTCAAAGGACTCGTGGACAAGGCCAAGAACACGCTGCGGGGCAACCCGCATCTCATCGACAAGGGCGGCTCGTACGTCGACAAGGCGACCGGCGGAAAGTACGCCGGCCACGTCGACAAGGCGCAGGATGCGGTCAAGAAGGCCGTCGGCGCCGAGTCGTCGGACGCCCCGAAGACTCAGCAGCCCCAGCAGAATCCGGGCCAGCAGGAATCCGGCCGGCAGGGTGAGAATCCGCCGCAGACGTGA
- a CDS encoding DNA-3-methyladenine glycosylase codes for MESLVLAMVSEPSVSRNARALLGTVLIGHGAAARITEVEAYGGRDDPASHGYRRTPRSEIMYGPPGRLYVYRIHGHFCANVVTGPTEQGAAVLIRAGEIIDGLRTARERRPTAKNDAALGRGPGNLTRALGITMADLDSHLDDARPVCLDVAPQLGGVHTAAGPRVGVRLAADVAWRFWIVGDPSVSAYRRHPRAADADVTTESALTSAADSHPAGRIPAGPDSAGAAESSGRPTTRRRRPS; via the coding sequence ATGGAGTCACTCGTCTTGGCCATGGTCAGTGAGCCTAGCGTCAGCCGCAATGCCCGAGCCCTCCTGGGCACCGTTCTTATCGGCCACGGAGCCGCGGCCCGCATCACGGAGGTCGAGGCGTACGGGGGCCGCGACGACCCGGCGTCGCACGGCTATCGGCGCACGCCGCGCTCCGAGATCATGTACGGGCCGCCGGGACGCTTGTACGTCTACCGCATCCACGGCCATTTCTGCGCCAATGTGGTGACCGGCCCCACCGAGCAGGGGGCGGCGGTGCTGATCCGCGCCGGGGAGATCATCGATGGCCTCCGCACGGCGCGGGAGCGACGTCCCACCGCCAAGAACGACGCCGCGCTGGGCCGTGGGCCGGGCAATCTGACCCGCGCCCTGGGGATCACCATGGCCGACCTCGACAGCCATCTCGATGACGCCCGACCGGTCTGCCTCGACGTGGCGCCGCAACTCGGCGGCGTCCACACCGCCGCCGGTCCACGGGTTGGGGTGCGGCTGGCCGCCGATGTCGCATGGCGATTCTGGATCGTCGGAGATCCATCGGTGTCGGCCTACCGGCGCCACCCGCGCGCCGCTGACGCCGACGTCACGACGGAGTCAGCTCTCACGTCTGCGGCGGATTCTCACCCTGCCGGCCGGATTCCTGCTGGCCCGGATTCTGCTGGGGCTGCTGAGTCTTCGGGGCGTCCGACGACTCGGCGCCGACGGCCTTCTTGA
- a CDS encoding type II toxin-antitoxin system Rv0910 family toxin — protein MAKTSDSIELDLSVEDTWAAASDLSRFSEWMLLHDGWRSPLPSPGELGAGVNLASVVKVKGTRVRFDWLIETYQPFEQVRLKGNGKGGVKAKLDLGILPTDAGSAVTFTVDLGGLPLIGPAGKAAAMAVSGDLRKSLMTFRAVFG, from the coding sequence ATGGCCAAGACGAGTGACTCCATCGAGTTGGACTTGTCCGTCGAGGATACCTGGGCGGCGGCATCGGATCTGTCGAGGTTTTCCGAGTGGATGCTGTTGCACGACGGATGGCGTTCACCATTGCCGAGCCCCGGCGAACTCGGTGCAGGCGTCAACCTCGCGTCGGTGGTGAAGGTCAAAGGCACCCGGGTCCGGTTCGATTGGCTCATCGAGACCTATCAGCCGTTCGAGCAGGTCCGGCTGAAAGGCAACGGCAAAGGTGGTGTGAAGGCCAAGCTCGATCTCGGCATCCTTCCCACCGATGCTGGTTCGGCAGTAACGTTCACAGTCGATCTGGGTGGTTTGCCGCTGATCGGTCCCGCAGGCAAGGCGGCGGCCATGGCGGTATCCGGGGATCTGCGCAAGTCGCTGATGACATTTCGCGCGGTTTTCGGCTGA
- a CDS encoding substrate-binding domain-containing protein: MPASGPLPASDRRPSADDGFGFEHRRSSSGRRGGLIWGIAALVVVVALVTGFVLWRTGAVGCGDRTSVAVASDPAMTSALQSVAQQASENSCFDYQVDGVAGAEVPGQLTSGDQAPDLWVADSQIQARRVVTQVRRDLNLVAPSIATSPTVVVGKDVPELNNWVDVMKLPDLRTGSPIDTSTGDAPIVGALTEVDAGELTEDELTSAMTVLAVQQNNARLENDSDGARLNLANATGVPVVTTEQQYLLYMRTHSDAGLSASVPSDGTVMLDYPMVNTASAARQDTAAEAGQALLDRLSSEDGLAALNGSGYRNPEGDPLPDGAGVGQVQRLQLDDPSQVDTAIRQWQVLGVPIRTLVVQDTSGSMAAPAGDTTRAELLIDASMTGLKLFPNNASIGGWAFGIDKGGPDQDWKWMSPIRRLDATAAGGGTHRDQLGRAVQRGLAPSQLGGGTGLYDTTLAAFTEVQNTYDPNYSNSVIIMTDGQNEDPNSISLNELLAELKRLEDPARPVLILTIGISDDADTDALAQIAEATPGGSTYVAETPEDIQNVFVDAIQARVAAAGR, from the coding sequence ATGCCGGCCAGCGGTCCGTTGCCGGCGTCCGACCGCCGACCGTCCGCCGACGACGGGTTCGGGTTCGAGCATCGACGGTCGTCGTCGGGACGTCGCGGGGGCTTGATCTGGGGGATCGCAGCGCTGGTCGTGGTGGTCGCGTTGGTCACCGGGTTCGTCCTGTGGCGCACCGGCGCGGTCGGGTGTGGGGACCGCACGTCGGTGGCGGTTGCCTCGGACCCGGCGATGACCAGCGCATTGCAGTCGGTCGCGCAGCAGGCATCGGAGAACTCCTGTTTCGACTATCAGGTCGACGGCGTGGCCGGTGCGGAGGTGCCCGGCCAGCTGACCAGTGGCGATCAAGCGCCCGACCTGTGGGTGGCGGATTCACAGATCCAGGCCCGCCGAGTGGTCACCCAGGTGCGGCGAGATCTGAATCTGGTCGCCCCGTCGATCGCCACCTCACCGACGGTCGTCGTCGGCAAGGACGTCCCCGAGTTGAACAACTGGGTCGACGTGATGAAACTCCCCGACCTGCGAACCGGTAGCCCCATCGACACCAGTACCGGTGACGCGCCCATCGTCGGCGCACTGACCGAGGTCGATGCAGGCGAGCTGACCGAGGACGAACTGACCTCGGCGATGACGGTGCTCGCGGTCCAGCAGAACAACGCACGCCTGGAGAACGACAGCGACGGTGCTCGACTGAACCTCGCAAACGCCACGGGTGTTCCGGTGGTCACCACCGAGCAGCAGTATCTGCTGTACATGCGGACGCACAGCGATGCGGGACTGTCGGCATCGGTGCCCTCGGACGGCACCGTGATGCTCGACTATCCGATGGTCAACACGGCGAGCGCCGCTCGGCAGGACACCGCTGCCGAGGCCGGTCAGGCCCTGCTGGACCGACTCTCCTCCGAGGATGGCCTCGCCGCTCTGAACGGGTCGGGCTATCGGAATCCGGAGGGCGACCCGCTGCCCGACGGTGCCGGGGTCGGTCAGGTGCAGCGGCTGCAACTCGATGACCCGTCGCAGGTCGACACGGCGATCCGGCAGTGGCAGGTGCTCGGTGTGCCGATCCGCACGCTGGTCGTGCAGGACACATCCGGATCGATGGCTGCGCCGGCCGGTGACACCACCCGGGCCGAACTGCTGATCGACGCGTCCATGACGGGCCTGAAGCTGTTCCCCAACAACGCCTCGATCGGTGGCTGGGCGTTCGGCATCGACAAGGGCGGACCCGACCAGGACTGGAAGTGGATGTCGCCGATTCGTCGGCTCGACGCCACCGCTGCCGGTGGCGGCACTCATCGCGACCAGTTGGGTCGCGCCGTGCAGCGAGGTCTCGCGCCATCCCAGCTCGGTGGCGGCACCGGACTCTACGACACCACGCTGGCCGCGTTCACCGAGGTGCAGAACACCTACGACCCGAACTACTCGAACTCGGTGATCATCATGACCGACGGTCAGAACGAGGACCCGAACAGCATCAGCCTCAACGAGCTGCTGGCGGAACTCAAGCGCCTCGAGGACCCGGCTCGACCCGTGCTGATCCTGACCATCGGCATCTCCGACGATGCCGACACCGACGCACTCGCGCAGATAGCCGAGGCGACTCCCGGCGGGTCCACCTACGTCGCCGAGACCCCCGAGGACATTCAGAACGTGTTCGTCGACGCCATTCAGGCGCGCGTGGCGGCCGCCGGACGCTGA
- a CDS encoding LysR substrate-binding domain-containing protein — MELRHLRYFRAVAEELHFGRAAERLHIAQPPLSQQIRQLEAELGVTLLVRSTRRVELTPAGQAYLERVESILDAVDVAGIQAQRVAEGRAGTLAVGCVGSATYSLLPRFVRALGEQLPDLEVSVHGEMLAPAQLAALATGEIDLALLRPPVGSTDLVVDIVRQDRLFVAVPEGAPIGSAEGVRAEDLRDAEFIAHVGHGRSVMNGVLATICAGAGFVPRIRHEVAETSTLVTLVAAGLGVAVVPEPTAALGIAGVRYLPLKPDAPSVDLAVARLADEPSPAIEHALAVLRRVATSA, encoded by the coding sequence ATGGAGCTGCGCCATCTCCGGTACTTTCGCGCGGTCGCCGAGGAACTCCACTTCGGCCGTGCCGCAGAACGCCTGCACATCGCTCAGCCGCCGCTGTCCCAACAGATCAGGCAACTCGAGGCCGAACTCGGGGTGACGTTGCTGGTCCGGTCTACCCGGCGGGTGGAACTGACCCCGGCCGGACAGGCGTATCTGGAACGCGTGGAGTCGATCCTGGATGCCGTTGACGTCGCCGGGATCCAGGCGCAACGGGTCGCGGAGGGCCGCGCGGGCACCCTCGCTGTCGGCTGTGTCGGGTCGGCAACCTATTCGTTGTTGCCGCGGTTTGTGCGGGCACTGGGCGAACAACTGCCCGACCTGGAGGTCAGCGTGCACGGCGAGATGCTGGCACCGGCCCAGTTGGCGGCGCTGGCCACCGGCGAGATCGACCTCGCACTCCTACGACCGCCCGTCGGCAGCACCGACCTGGTGGTCGACATCGTCCGCCAGGACCGGCTGTTCGTCGCGGTGCCCGAGGGTGCACCGATCGGATCTGCCGAGGGTGTACGCGCGGAGGACCTGCGCGACGCCGAGTTCATCGCCCACGTCGGTCATGGCCGATCGGTGATGAACGGGGTCCTCGCGACGATCTGCGCCGGCGCTGGATTCGTGCCGCGCATCCGCCACGAGGTTGCCGAGACCTCGACGCTGGTCACCCTCGTCGCAGCGGGACTCGGTGTCGCGGTGGTCCCGGAACCGACGGCGGCGTTGGGCATCGCCGGTGTCCGCTATCTCCCCCTGAAGCCCGACGCGCCGAGCGTGGACCTGGCGGTGGCCCGGCTCGCCGACGAGCCGTCCCCGGCCATCGAGCACGCGCTCGCCGTGCTCCGCCGCGTCGCGACCAGCGCCTGA
- a CDS encoding acetyl-CoA C-acetyltransferase, translating to MSSGTDIVICSPVRTPVGRMGGALAPLTVTDLATGLLRELAARTGLGEGDIDDVVLGQGYAGGESPAIGRIAALDAGLGVGVPGMQVDRRCGSGLQAVLNGASQIATGGARLVIAGGAESMSNVEHYALGLRTGVRQGGVELMDRLDRGRLTAGGHSHPIPGGMIETAENLRLRYGLGRAEQDELAVRSHERAIAAHEAGRFADELVSVTVPGRRGKPDVVVDRDEHPRADATVASMAKLRPIRAKIDPESTVTAGNASGQNDGAAMCVVTTRDEALHRGLDPVLALRSWAVTGCEPEAMGIGPVSATAAALDRAGLTLDEIDLIELNEAFAAQVLAVLAEWKLDADDERLNPNGSGISLGHPIGATGARILATAAHEARRRDARHVLETMCIGGGQGLAAIFEVVK from the coding sequence ATGAGCTCCGGAACCGACATCGTCATCTGTTCGCCAGTGCGCACACCCGTCGGACGTATGGGCGGCGCCCTCGCCCCGCTGACGGTGACCGACCTGGCCACGGGGTTGTTGCGGGAACTCGCTGCGCGCACCGGACTCGGGGAAGGGGACATCGACGATGTGGTCCTGGGTCAGGGGTACGCCGGCGGCGAGTCCCCGGCAATCGGTCGGATCGCGGCGCTGGACGCCGGCCTGGGCGTCGGGGTGCCCGGTATGCAGGTCGACCGCCGATGCGGGTCCGGACTGCAGGCGGTGCTGAACGGGGCGTCGCAGATCGCCACCGGCGGCGCCCGGCTGGTGATCGCCGGCGGGGCCGAGTCGATGTCCAACGTCGAGCACTACGCGCTCGGTCTGCGCACCGGAGTGCGGCAGGGCGGCGTCGAGCTGATGGACCGTCTCGACCGGGGGCGGCTGACCGCCGGCGGGCACAGTCATCCGATACCCGGCGGCATGATCGAGACCGCCGAGAATCTTCGCCTGCGTTACGGACTCGGACGTGCTGAACAGGACGAACTCGCGGTGCGTTCGCATGAGCGCGCCATCGCTGCGCACGAGGCCGGCCGCTTCGCAGACGAACTCGTTTCCGTGACGGTGCCCGGCCGCCGGGGTAAGCCGGACGTCGTCGTCGACCGTGACGAGCATCCCCGCGCCGATGCCACCGTCGCATCAATGGCGAAGCTGCGGCCTATCCGGGCCAAGATCGATCCGGAGTCAACGGTCACCGCCGGCAACGCATCCGGCCAGAACGACGGCGCCGCCATGTGTGTCGTCACCACCCGGGACGAAGCGCTGCACCGCGGACTCGATCCGGTTCTCGCACTGCGTTCCTGGGCGGTCACCGGCTGCGAGCCGGAGGCGATGGGCATCGGCCCGGTGAGTGCCACCGCGGCCGCCCTCGACCGAGCCGGCCTCACCCTCGACGAGATCGACCTCATCGAACTCAACGAGGCGTTCGCCGCTCAGGTGCTCGCCGTGCTGGCCGAATGGAAACTCGACGCCGACGACGAGCGACTGAACCCCAACGGTTCCGGCATCTCGCTCGGACACCCGATCGGCGCCACCGGGGCGCGGATTCTCGCCACCGCAGCACACGAGGCGCGCCGCCGCGACGCGCGCCACGTACTGGAGACGATGTGTATCGGCGGCGGGCAGGGACTGGCAGCGATCTTCGAGGTGGTCAAGTGA
- the pcaD gene encoding 3-oxoadipate enol-lactonase: MSAVEVEHVVTGRADGPVVVLSNSLGATYRMWDAQLAALEERFRVVRYNTRGHGASPVPAGPYTIDDLADDVVALLDRLGVARAHLIGLSLGGMTAMRLAVRNPERVDRLALLCTGAQLTPSSAWTDRADTVRAQGTGAVAEAVVQRWFTPAYLAANPDSRHHHEAMIAATSADGYAGCCEAIAVMDQRDDLATITAPTLAVAGADDPATPPPKLAEIAENVKDGRLLVVEHAAHLANAEQPEIITPALIEHLEQA; the protein is encoded by the coding sequence GTGAGTGCGGTGGAGGTCGAACACGTCGTCACGGGGCGCGCCGACGGACCCGTCGTGGTGTTGTCCAACTCGCTGGGCGCCACCTATCGCATGTGGGATGCACAGCTGGCCGCACTCGAAGAGCGGTTCCGCGTCGTCCGCTACAACACGCGCGGACACGGCGCGTCGCCGGTTCCGGCCGGCCCCTACACCATCGACGATCTCGCCGATGATGTTGTCGCACTGCTGGACCGACTCGGCGTCGCGCGTGCACACCTCATCGGTCTGTCCCTCGGCGGGATGACCGCGATGCGTCTGGCGGTGCGCAACCCCGAACGGGTCGACCGGCTCGCGTTGCTGTGCACCGGAGCCCAGCTCACCCCGTCGTCGGCGTGGACCGACCGTGCGGACACCGTACGCGCACAGGGCACAGGCGCCGTCGCCGAAGCCGTTGTGCAACGGTGGTTCACCCCGGCCTACCTCGCTGCGAACCCGGACTCCCGCCACCACCACGAGGCGATGATCGCCGCCACGTCCGCCGACGGGTACGCCGGTTGCTGCGAGGCGATCGCGGTCATGGACCAGCGCGACGATCTGGCCACCATCACGGCGCCCACCCTGGCCGTCGCCGGCGCCGACGACCCGGCAACTCCGCCGCCGAAGCTCGCCGAGATCGCCGAGAACGTCAAGGACGGCCGACTGCTGGTCGTCGAGCACGCGGCGCACCTGGCCAACGCCGAACAACCCGAGATCATCACTCCCGCACTCATCGAACATCTGGAGCAGGCATGA